Proteins found in one Streptomyces sp. NBC_00461 genomic segment:
- a CDS encoding exodeoxyribonuclease VII small subunit: MTSKVAQETLGYEQARDELIEVVRRLEAGGTTLEESLALWERGEELAKVCRRWLDGARARLDAALAEEEAATEESGE; encoded by the coding sequence CGCAAGAGACGCTCGGCTACGAGCAGGCCCGGGACGAGCTGATCGAGGTCGTACGGCGGCTGGAGGCGGGCGGCACGACGCTTGAGGAGTCCCTCGCGCTCTGGGAGCGGGGCGAGGAGCTGGCCAAGGTGTGCCGGCGCTGGCTGGACGGGGCGCGGGCACGGCTGGACGCGGCGCTGGCCGAGGAGGAAGCGGCGACGGAAGAGTCCGGCGAGTAG